A genomic segment from Nodularia sphaerocarpa UHCC 0038 encodes:
- a CDS encoding AAA family ATPase: protein MTNDISWKLEYTGDNNPSQDNLPYFPSDELKECVKLAIKLERPLLLMGEPGSGKTRLAKAIVDEFTQKNQDILKDKNLTKYPYETWYVKSTSRARDGLYIYDAIGRLRDAQLAGVSQLDEQGLKNLKDPKQEKYIKFGALGEAFKNSVCRTVVLIDEIDKADIDFPNDLLLELDEKRFFIEETQTWVPNSDAKAPSPIIIITSNNEKDLPDAFLRRCVFHYLDFPDNETLIKIIQSKLLCQNKNREFKETELEDVSNNILEKFLEIRGETENSSGKKVSTSELIDWVEALIEYHKLEEINDLLKDKTPYLSLLLKTQESLTRYQQ from the coding sequence ATGACAAATGATATTTCTTGGAAACTTGAATACACAGGTGACAATAACCCAAGTCAAGATAACTTACCGTATTTTCCTAGTGATGAGTTGAAAGAATGTGTGAAGTTAGCTATCAAACTGGAACGACCCTTATTACTTATGGGTGAACCAGGTTCAGGAAAAACGCGTTTAGCAAAGGCTATAGTTGATGAATTTACTCAAAAAAATCAAGATATTCTCAAAGATAAAAATTTAACAAAATATCCCTACGAAACGTGGTATGTAAAATCTACTAGTCGCGCTAGAGATGGACTTTATATATATGATGCTATCGGACGCTTGCGGGATGCTCAACTTGCAGGAGTTAGCCAATTAGATGAGCAGGGACTTAAGAATCTTAAAGACCCAAAACAAGAAAAGTATATCAAATTTGGGGCATTGGGGGAAGCTTTTAAAAATTCTGTTTGCAGAACAGTGGTTTTAATTGATGAAATTGATAAAGCGGATATTGATTTTCCTAATGATTTACTTTTGGAATTAGATGAAAAGCGGTTCTTTATTGAAGAAACTCAAACATGGGTTCCTAATAGTGATGCAAAAGCACCGTCGCCGATTATAATTATTACTAGCAATAATGAAAAAGATTTACCTGATGCTTTTTTACGGCGCTGTGTCTTCCATTATTTAGATTTCCCTGATAACGAGACATTAATTAAGATTATCCAATCTAAATTATTGTGTCAGAACAAAAACAGGGAATTTAAAGAAACAGAATTAGAGGATGTTTCAAACAATATTCTTGAAAAATTTCTAGAAATTCGGGGAGAAACAGAAAACAGTAGCGGTAAAAAAGTTAGTACCAGCGAATTGATTGACTGGGTAGAAGCATTGATAGAATATCATAAGCTAGAGGAGATTAACGACTTATTGAAAGACAAAACACCTTACTTGAGCTTACTACTGAAAACTCAAGAGTCATTAACCCGTTATCAGCAATAG
- a CDS encoding MraY family glycosyltransferase, with amino-acid sequence MNLYNFLESLGIADPRGTGWLAVLFTFLLAWLVTWRLIPTVRQFALRVGWADQPNARRLNQQPLPNAGGLAIYAGVIAAVVLATLLRPIALQNVLAQVLTILLGGSILVLVGFIDDQFGLPPSVRLWAQIVTALLLYANGISIEVGFSTPIDSLLSMSVTVLWVVGITNAINLMDGMDGLAGGVSFITAMSLLGVAAQFPNRAAAILVLAALGGGALGFLRHNFHPSKIIMGDAGAYFFGYVLAATSILGNLQESTIFALGPTVLFLLLPVVDTTQVFIRRLLAGKNPLSTPGKDHLHHRLLALGFSQPRAALTLWSITLVFNLLAMRIQGMTLVVIISTAISIILLLGFTVWRKDSQPS; translated from the coding sequence ATGAACTTATACAACTTTCTTGAGTCCCTCGGCATTGCCGACCCTCGCGGCACCGGCTGGTTGGCAGTATTATTTACATTTCTTTTGGCTTGGCTTGTAACGTGGCGATTGATTCCCACAGTCCGCCAATTTGCCCTGCGGGTAGGTTGGGCTGACCAACCAAACGCTCGCCGACTCAACCAGCAGCCCTTGCCCAATGCCGGGGGTTTAGCTATTTATGCGGGAGTAATTGCCGCAGTGGTACTAGCTACCTTGTTACGACCGATTGCCCTGCAAAACGTCTTGGCTCAAGTGTTAACTATTCTACTAGGAGGTTCAATCCTAGTGCTGGTGGGTTTTATTGATGATCAGTTCGGTTTACCGCCCTCCGTGCGCTTGTGGGCGCAGATTGTCACGGCTTTATTACTGTATGCCAACGGCATCAGTATCGAGGTTGGTTTCAGTACGCCCATTGACTCACTGCTTTCCATGTCGGTGACGGTACTCTGGGTAGTGGGGATCACTAACGCCATCAATTTGATGGATGGTATGGATGGATTAGCGGGAGGAGTCAGTTTTATCACCGCTATGAGTTTATTAGGAGTTGCAGCCCAATTTCCCAATCGGGCGGCTGCTATTTTAGTGCTAGCAGCTTTAGGGGGTGGAGCCTTGGGCTTTTTGCGCCATAACTTCCACCCTTCAAAAATTATCATGGGTGATGCAGGGGCATACTTTTTTGGTTATGTGCTAGCTGCAACCAGTATTTTAGGGAATCTGCAAGAAAGTACCATTTTCGCCCTGGGTCCGACTGTGTTATTTCTGCTATTGCCAGTAGTGGATACTACACAAGTTTTTATCCGCAGGTTATTGGCAGGAAAAAACCCTCTCAGCACCCCAGGTAAAGACCATCTACACCACCGTTTATTGGCTTTGGGATTTTCCCAGCCCCGTGCGGCCTTAACTCTGTGGTCAATCACTCTCGTTTTTAACTTGCTGGCTATGAGAATACAAGGTATGACTTTGGTGGTGATCATTTCTACCGCCATTAGTATCATTTTGCTGTTGGGCTTTACTGTCTGGCGAAAAGATAGCCAACCATCCTGA
- the groL gene encoding chaperonin GroEL (60 kDa chaperone family; promotes refolding of misfolded polypeptides especially under stressful conditions; forms two stacked rings of heptamers to form a barrel-shaped 14mer; ends can be capped by GroES; misfolded proteins enter the barrel where they are refolded when GroES binds), which translates to MAKIISFNEDSRRALERGVNALADAVKITLGPRGRNVLLEKKYGAPLIVNDGITVAKEVELEDPLENTGARLIQEVASRTKDIAGDGTTTATVLAQAIIREGLKNVAAGTNPISLKRGIDKTIEALVEEIAKIAKPVEGSAIAQVATVSAGNDEEVGAMIAEAMQRVTKDGVITVEESKSLTTELEVVEGMQIDRGYVSPYFITNNDRQIVEFENARILITDKKISSIQDLVPVLEKVARLGQPLLIIAEDVEGDALATLVVNKARGVLAVAAIKAPGFGDRRKALLQDIAILTDGQMISEEIGLSLDTATLEMLGTARKITIDKESTTIVAAGDTKPEVQIRVAQIRQQLAETDSEYDQEKLQERIAKLAGGVAVIKVGAATETELKDRKLRIEDALNATKAAVEEGIVPGGGTTLINLIPKIDEIKASLTEEEKIGADIVKRALEAPLRQIADNAGDEGSVIVSQVKESAGNIGYNAATGKFEDLIAAGIIDPAKVVRSALQNAGSIAGMVITTEAIVVEKPEKKSASPAPDMGGMGGMGGMGGMGGMGGMGGMGMF; encoded by the coding sequence ATGGCAAAAATTATTTCCTTTAATGAAGATTCACGGCGGGCTTTAGAACGGGGAGTCAACGCCCTGGCTGATGCCGTGAAAATTACCTTGGGGCCAAGGGGTCGCAATGTCCTGTTAGAAAAAAAGTATGGCGCTCCTCTGATTGTCAATGATGGCATCACTGTCGCCAAAGAAGTTGAATTAGAAGACCCTTTAGAAAACACTGGTGCAAGACTGATTCAGGAAGTGGCATCCAGAACTAAGGATATCGCTGGTGATGGCACTACTACTGCTACAGTGTTAGCACAGGCAATCATTCGAGAAGGTTTAAAGAACGTCGCTGCTGGTACTAACCCCATCAGCTTGAAGCGGGGAATCGATAAAACTATTGAAGCCCTGGTGGAAGAAATTGCCAAGATAGCCAAGCCTGTAGAAGGCAGTGCGATCGCTCAAGTAGCGACTGTTTCGGCTGGTAATGATGAAGAAGTCGGCGCAATGATTGCCGAAGCTATGCAAAGAGTCACCAAAGACGGTGTAATCACTGTTGAAGAATCTAAATCTCTGACTACAGAACTGGAAGTTGTGGAAGGGATGCAGATTGATCGGGGTTATGTATCTCCCTACTTCATCACCAATAACGACCGACAAATAGTAGAGTTTGAAAACGCTCGGATTCTAATTACCGACAAAAAAATCAGCAGCATCCAGGATTTAGTTCCCGTGTTGGAAAAAGTTGCTCGTCTGGGTCAACCTTTGCTGATTATTGCTGAAGATGTAGAAGGCGACGCTTTGGCAACTTTGGTAGTCAACAAGGCACGGGGTGTGCTGGCTGTGGCTGCTATTAAAGCACCGGGTTTTGGCGATCGCCGCAAAGCATTATTACAAGATATTGCTATCCTCACCGATGGACAAATGATTTCTGAAGAAATCGGTTTAAGCCTAGACACCGCTACTTTAGAAATGCTGGGAACAGCCCGCAAAATTACCATTGACAAAGAAAGCACCACAATTGTTGCTGCTGGTGATACCAAACCAGAAGTACAAATACGGGTCGCTCAAATTCGTCAGCAATTGGCAGAAACTGATTCTGAATACGATCAAGAAAAACTCCAAGAACGCATTGCCAAGCTCGCTGGCGGTGTCGCAGTCATTAAAGTGGGTGCGGCCACAGAAACCGAACTCAAAGACCGCAAACTGCGGATTGAAGACGCGCTCAACGCCACTAAAGCTGCTGTGGAAGAAGGCATAGTTCCCGGTGGTGGCACAACCTTGATTAACTTGATTCCGAAAATAGACGAAATCAAAGCCAGCCTGACTGAAGAAGAAAAAATTGGCGCAGATATTGTCAAACGAGCCTTAGAAGCTCCCTTACGTCAAATCGCAGATAATGCTGGTGACGAAGGTTCTGTGATTGTCTCTCAAGTCAAAGAAAGCGCTGGTAATATCGGTTACAACGCCGCTACTGGAAAATTTGAAGATTTGATTGCCGCAGGCATCATCGATCCTGCTAAAGTAGTGCGTTCAGCTTTGCAAAATGCCGGTTCCATTGCTGGGATGGTAATTACAACTGAAGCCATCGTGGTGGAAAAACCAGAGAAAAAATCTGCGTCCCCAGCCCCTGATATGGGCGGCATGGGCGGCATGGGTGGCATGGGCGGCATGGGCGGCATGGGCGGCATGGGCGGCATGGGTATGTTCTAA
- the corA gene encoding magnesium/cobalt transporter CorA, whose product MVKKLRRIPKSVKKFYEKEFYHQPGTLPGTIIVDENAQAPTIFLFDYNQTNFIRKEIQIPEECTTYLDQESVSWVDVQGLGNQDILQRLGKVFDLHPLVLEDVVNMGERPKIEDYEDQLLIIAQMVVPMENHCGFYSEQVSFVLGKNYLLTVQEEPEHDCFEGVRLRIVRDKGIIRKQGTDYLAYALLDAIIDGFFPVLEMYGERMEELEEEVILNPTRKTLQEIYQVRRELLQLRRAIWPQRNAISSLIRDGSELIKAEVQIYLRDCYDHAVQVMDMVENYRELASGLMDVYLSSVSNKMNEIMKLLTVISSIFIPLTFVAGIYGMNFNTEKSPYNMPELNWYWGYPICLAVMAAIAFGLLFLFWRRGWLHNSSTINQDGK is encoded by the coding sequence ATGGTAAAAAAACTTCGCCGTATACCCAAATCTGTGAAAAAGTTCTACGAAAAAGAATTCTATCACCAACCAGGGACTCTGCCAGGAACTATCATCGTTGACGAGAATGCTCAAGCTCCGACAATTTTTTTATTTGACTATAACCAAACTAACTTCATTCGTAAAGAAATACAAATTCCCGAAGAATGTACCACTTATCTAGATCAAGAATCTGTCTCTTGGGTAGATGTCCAAGGATTAGGAAATCAAGACATCTTACAACGATTGGGTAAAGTTTTTGATTTACATCCTCTCGTTTTAGAAGATGTAGTCAATATGGGAGAACGTCCTAAAATTGAAGATTATGAAGACCAATTACTCATAATTGCCCAGATGGTAGTTCCAATGGAAAATCACTGTGGTTTTTACAGCGAGCAAGTGAGTTTCGTATTAGGAAAAAATTATTTGCTCACCGTTCAGGAAGAACCAGAACATGATTGCTTTGAAGGAGTGCGTTTACGAATTGTTCGAGATAAAGGTATCATTCGCAAACAGGGGACTGATTATTTAGCTTATGCCCTATTAGATGCAATTATTGATGGCTTTTTTCCAGTTCTGGAAATGTACGGGGAGCGAATGGAAGAATTAGAGGAGGAAGTCATACTCAATCCTACCCGAAAAACACTACAAGAAATTTATCAAGTTAGGCGAGAACTTCTGCAACTACGTCGTGCTATCTGGCCTCAGAGAAATGCCATTAGTTCTTTAATTCGAGATGGTAGTGAACTCATCAAAGCAGAGGTGCAAATCTATCTGCGAGATTGTTACGACCATGCTGTGCAAGTAATGGATATGGTGGAAAATTACCGAGAACTAGCATCTGGATTAATGGATGTTTATTTGTCGTCAGTGAGTAACAAAATGAATGAAATCATGAAGCTACTAACTGTGATTTCTTCTATCTTTATTCCCTTAACTTTTGTAGCTGGAATATATGGGATGAATTTTAATACCGAAAAATCTCCATACAATATGCCTGAACTCAATTGGTATTGGGGTTATCCAATTTGCTTGGCAGTTATGGCTGCGATCGCTTTTGGTTTGCTATTCTTATTCTGGCGACGAGGTTGGCTCCATAATTCTTCCACAATCAACCAAGATGGAAAATAG
- the rnc gene encoding ribonuclease III, translating into MTLVYPRRQRQLESLVRKLGLPPGLPIKWDLLDLALTHPSVSDSANYEQLEFVGDAVVRLAAAIVLWETYPDCPVGDFAAIRSVLVSDRILAQLAREYGFQLYLLVAGSATSDKVGQESRLADAFEAVLGALYLSTNNLELVHPWLDFHFKKLATEIRLDPARLNYKAALQEWTQAEFKVLPEYRVTEVNQTNQNQERFAAEVWLYDNKLGEGKGRSIKAAEQAAAKVAFLAIPQPENRET; encoded by the coding sequence ATGACACTTGTTTATCCACGCCGTCAGCGACAGCTCGAAAGTTTAGTGAGAAAATTAGGTTTACCACCAGGTTTACCCATTAAGTGGGATCTGTTGGATTTGGCGCTGACTCATCCTAGTGTTTCTGACTCGGCAAATTATGAACAATTGGAGTTTGTCGGTGATGCAGTGGTGCGACTAGCGGCGGCGATAGTGCTGTGGGAAACTTATCCTGATTGTCCAGTGGGGGATTTTGCGGCAATTCGTTCGGTTTTGGTGAGCGATCGCATCCTCGCTCAATTAGCACGAGAATATGGTTTCCAGTTATACTTACTTGTGGCTGGTAGTGCTACAAGTGATAAAGTTGGTCAAGAATCACGATTGGCAGATGCTTTTGAAGCTGTTCTGGGTGCGCTTTACCTCAGCACCAACAATCTGGAATTAGTTCATCCTTGGCTAGATTTTCACTTTAAAAAACTAGCAACGGAAATTCGCCTCGATCCCGCTAGACTTAATTACAAAGCCGCCCTGCAAGAATGGACACAGGCTGAATTTAAAGTTTTACCTGAGTATCGAGTCACTGAAGTTAATCAAACTAACCAAAATCAAGAGCGTTTTGCTGCTGAGGTTTGGCTCTATGACAACAAACTAGGTGAAGGTAAAGGGCGCTCCATCAAAGCGGCTGAACAAGCCGCAGCTAAAGTAGCTTTCTTAGCAATTCCTCAGCCGGAAAATCGGGAAACTTAA
- a CDS encoding Gfo/Idh/MocA family protein, with amino-acid sequence MKIAVIGVGRWGVHLLRNFLAHPQVCVVAVVDPQPERLAAVKQQFNLDENILLTTQWSDLQQVAGLTAVAIATPATTHYVLIKQALNLGYHVLAEKPLTLDPVECLELCQLAEKQHLILMVDHTYLFHPAVEQGQTVVKAGKLGSLRYGYATRTHLGPVRQDVDALWDLAIHDIAIFNTWLGHIPVKVQATGTVWLQGNGEFNHSGSGLADLVWVTLTYPDGFQVYIHLCWGNPDKQRRLAVVGSRGCLIFDEMSTSSPLTLLHGEFERQGNQFLPVNQKLEVLELKAGEPLQRVCDRFIVNIIENTSPDISSGWVGTELVQILSGLTASLNQGGQPIILSINGC; translated from the coding sequence ATGAAAATTGCTGTGATTGGTGTGGGACGTTGGGGAGTACATTTATTGCGTAATTTTTTAGCACATCCCCAAGTGTGTGTGGTGGCGGTAGTAGACCCCCAACCAGAAAGATTAGCAGCAGTGAAGCAACAATTTAATTTAGATGAAAATATATTATTGACTACTCAGTGGTCAGATTTACAGCAGGTAGCGGGACTGACAGCAGTTGCGATCGCCACTCCAGCTACTACCCACTATGTCTTAATTAAACAAGCACTGAACCTAGGATACCATGTTTTGGCAGAAAAACCCTTAACTCTAGACCCAGTAGAATGTCTGGAACTTTGCCAATTGGCAGAAAAACAGCATTTAATCTTGATGGTTGACCATACTTATTTATTTCATCCAGCTGTTGAGCAAGGACAAACTGTAGTTAAGGCAGGTAAATTAGGTAGTTTACGCTATGGCTATGCTACACGTACCCACTTAGGGCCAGTCCGGCAAGATGTGGACGCTTTATGGGACTTGGCTATTCATGATATTGCCATTTTTAACACCTGGCTGGGTCATATCCCAGTAAAAGTACAGGCTACGGGTACTGTGTGGTTACAAGGGAATGGGGAATTTAATCACTCTGGATCAGGGTTAGCAGATTTAGTCTGGGTAACACTGACATACCCGGATGGCTTTCAGGTATATATTCACCTGTGCTGGGGAAATCCTGATAAACAGCGACGGCTGGCGGTTGTGGGTAGCCGTGGTTGCTTGATTTTTGATGAAATGTCCACTTCGTCACCTTTAACTCTGTTACATGGTGAGTTTGAACGTCAGGGAAATCAGTTTTTACCTGTGAATCAAAAATTAGAGGTGCTGGAATTAAAAGCAGGGGAACCATTACAGCGAGTGTGCGATCGCTTTATTGTCAATATAATCGAAAATACCTCCCCAGACATCTCATCTGGTTGGGTAGGTACAGAATTAGTACAGATTCTCTCTGGTCTCACAGCATCTCTGAATCAGGGCGGACAACCGATCATCTTATCCATCAACGGTTGCTGA
- a CDS encoding sensor histidine kinase: MAKPRQSSFRRILVTRILLLLVPVLLLGEIVALNKARSSLLKTASQNLTESAIAKSEKIANAIATLKTYLLTVSQTTVIQSGSAKEVQQYLTQLGKQLPTHIDCLQLTHLQSSKIIASSCGNQEITEWKLSFPNQGREIKIKKILPPKAGTTGQKNPQNQLQLLLSIPVYSPTGKALYALSIQSALYKQTKNQPGSLTGATIVIAENGMILAHPSAKLVGRNIQEYPQPEQLQQILKNALAGQSNAINLLSQEGEELIVGYTAITNPITQEEGQKWIVLAVTTVDNALLGLEEIKLILIVLTVGLIGASLLASLYLAPYLASPLEELRDYALNLHSHHAAQPVPRNFKIREFNQLAQAIEQMVERLKAWAEELEIAWKEAKTANQIKSQFLATTSHELRNPLNVIINCVRVVHEGLCDNREEEIEFLKRADETAIHLLGIINELLDISKIEAGKLSVVKVPINLQQTLLEVINLQSINVQKKGLQLKTDLGNDLIPVEADAAKLKQVLINIIGNATKFTDEGSITIATAISKDSYQKSQVIVSITDTGLGIEPAQQHKLFRPFVMLDGDATRKVEGTGLGLAISRNLIELMGGSITLESAGINQGTTVKITLPMIDSSLLTPSGTQGGLNDRGVASGDEAVKEINLSPIHREDTLQNSNGINGSQKPGLDAESSELSVIENTAKVLQLGEVHDSWRGVAIEISNR, encoded by the coding sequence ATGGCTAAACCTCGTCAATCATCCTTTAGACGTATTTTAGTAACAAGAATTTTATTGTTGTTGGTCCCAGTTTTATTGCTGGGGGAGATTGTGGCTTTGAATAAGGCCAGGTCTAGCCTGTTGAAAACAGCCAGTCAAAATCTCACAGAGAGCGCGATCGCCAAAAGTGAGAAAATTGCTAATGCGATCGCTACCCTCAAAACTTACTTGCTCACTGTCAGTCAAACAACAGTTATTCAGTCTGGTTCGGCTAAGGAAGTACAACAATATCTCACTCAGCTAGGAAAACAATTGCCCACGCACATTGATTGCCTGCAATTAACTCATCTGCAAAGCAGTAAAATCATTGCCAGTAGCTGTGGTAACCAAGAAATTACCGAATGGAAATTATCTTTTCCTAATCAAGGACGAGAAATTAAGATCAAAAAAATCTTACCCCCCAAAGCAGGAACCACAGGCCAAAAAAATCCCCAGAATCAACTGCAATTACTGCTATCGATCCCAGTGTACAGTCCCACGGGGAAAGCCCTATATGCCTTGAGTATTCAATCAGCACTATACAAACAAACCAAAAATCAGCCGGGTTCCTTAACTGGAGCTACCATAGTAATTGCTGAAAACGGGATGATTTTAGCACATCCATCAGCAAAGCTAGTGGGGAGAAATATTCAAGAATACCCACAGCCTGAACAACTGCAACAGATTCTGAAAAATGCCTTAGCTGGACAAAGTAATGCCATCAATTTGCTTTCTCAAGAGGGCGAAGAATTAATAGTTGGTTACACAGCTATTACCAACCCCATTACACAAGAGGAAGGGCAAAAATGGATAGTTCTAGCTGTGACAACTGTAGATAATGCTCTGCTAGGTTTAGAAGAAATCAAACTGATCCTGATCGTTTTAACAGTTGGTTTGATTGGTGCGAGTTTGTTAGCATCCTTATATCTAGCCCCTTACCTAGCCAGTCCTCTAGAAGAATTGCGAGACTATGCTCTGAATCTCCACAGCCACCACGCCGCACAACCAGTACCACGTAACTTCAAAATCCGGGAGTTCAACCAACTAGCCCAAGCAATTGAGCAAATGGTGGAGAGACTCAAAGCCTGGGCTGAAGAACTAGAAATTGCTTGGAAAGAGGCAAAAACCGCCAACCAGATCAAAAGTCAGTTTTTGGCTACCACTTCCCATGAATTGAGAAATCCCCTGAATGTGATTATTAACTGTGTGCGCGTCGTTCACGAGGGCTTATGCGATAACCGCGAAGAAGAAATAGAGTTTCTCAAACGTGCCGACGAAACAGCTATTCACTTGCTAGGAATTATCAATGAGCTACTGGATATCTCCAAAATTGAAGCAGGTAAGCTTTCAGTCGTTAAAGTACCAATTAATCTCCAACAAACACTGCTGGAAGTGATTAATTTACAATCAATAAATGTGCAGAAAAAAGGCTTGCAGTTAAAAACTGATTTAGGTAATGACTTAATTCCCGTAGAAGCCGATGCAGCCAAATTAAAGCAGGTACTAATTAATATCATTGGTAATGCCACAAAGTTTACCGATGAGGGCAGTATTACTATTGCTACTGCAATTAGCAAAGACAGTTATCAGAAATCTCAGGTAATTGTCAGCATCACAGATACAGGTTTAGGCATCGAACCAGCCCAGCAGCACAAATTATTTCGCCCCTTCGTGATGCTAGATGGCGACGCAACACGTAAAGTTGAAGGAACGGGACTAGGACTAGCAATTTCCCGAAACTTAATTGAACTGATGGGAGGTAGCATTACTCTAGAAAGTGCGGGTATAAACCAAGGCACGACCGTGAAGATTACCTTGCCGATGATTGATAGCAGCTTATTAACTCCTTCGGGTACACAAGGGGGTTTAAATGATCGCGGAGTTGCTTCTGGAGATGAGGCGGTAAAGGAGATCAACTTATCTCCTATTCATCGCGAAGATACCCTGCAAAACTCCAACGGGATCAATGGATCTCAGAAACCAGGTTTAGATGCTGAAAGTTCCGAACTATCAGTTATAGAGAATACTGCGAAAGTTTTGCAATTAGGTGAGGTGCATGATAGCTGGCGTGGCGTAGCCATAGAAATCAGCAACCGTTGA
- a CDS encoding RibD family protein — MMHNRPHTTVVLAMSADGKIADFRRSPARFGSGADKTHLEKQIAASDAVLLGAGTLRAYGTTLTVSQPILLQHRIKEGKPAQPVHIVITQSADLNPGIKFFQQPIERWLLTTTKGERSWQRREQTLHSTGLTPTQECPAKFDQIMVFDTPTGKVDTSAALQHLASLHITRLAILGGGELVASMLQSDLIDELWLTVCPLILGGASAPTPVEGVGFLAQLAPKLELLEVHQVEQEVFLHYRLQR; from the coding sequence ATGATGCACAATCGTCCTCATACCACAGTAGTTTTGGCAATGAGTGCAGATGGCAAGATAGCAGATTTCAGGCGATCGCCTGCTAGGTTTGGCTCAGGGGCTGATAAAACCCATCTGGAAAAACAAATTGCTGCCTCTGATGCCGTTTTACTAGGTGCTGGTACTCTTCGTGCTTACGGTACAACACTTACGGTATCACAACCAATTCTGCTGCAACATCGCATAAAAGAGGGTAAGCCCGCCCAACCGGTTCATATAGTCATTACACAATCTGCTGACCTCAATCCGGGAATTAAGTTTTTTCAACAGCCAATCGAACGCTGGTTGCTGACAACAACAAAAGGGGAACGTTCTTGGCAAAGACGAGAACAGACACTGCATTCAACCGGGTTAACACCGACACAGGAGTGTCCTGCCAAATTTGATCAGATTATGGTTTTTGACACACCAACGGGAAAAGTTGACACGTCTGCTGCTTTGCAACACCTGGCATCTCTACATATAACACGCTTGGCTATCTTAGGAGGTGGTGAATTAGTAGCTTCTATGTTGCAATCAGATTTAATTGATGAACTCTGGCTGACGGTCTGTCCACTGATTTTAGGCGGTGCATCTGCACCAACACCAGTAGAAGGGGTCGGTTTTTTAGCTCAATTAGCTCCCAAACTAGAACTTTTAGAAGTTCATCAAGTTGAGCAAGAGGTTTTTCTGCACTATCGCCTGCAACGTTGA